From Methanosarcina lacustris Z-7289, one genomic window encodes:
- a CDS encoding DUF1616 domain-containing protein: MAGNQKFPFDLLFVVGLVVLTDIFVLIPVLSESFIRTVLGLPLLLFLPGYALLSVLFPTKTGLEGIERAALSIGMSVAIVPIIGLVLNYTSFGIREVPILVSLSVLIILACAAAYVRRMQLPEDKTFGISFRASVSSLLAGVLGKTESSTEKTLRTFLAISVLALVGTVVYVAIVPHEQEPFTEFYILGPDGAATNYTTEYAQGESGTVIVGIANHEHRAVNYTMDVRLENRSLQLPENLKQIKLDDNTTLEEPLEITPSFEGKNMELEFLLFNETEKRVPYRDLHLWINVTKEA, encoded by the coding sequence ATGGCCGGGAACCAGAAGTTTCCATTTGACCTGCTGTTTGTGGTAGGCCTTGTAGTTCTTACGGATATTTTCGTACTTATTCCTGTACTTAGTGAAAGTTTTATTCGCACAGTCCTTGGCCTGCCGCTGTTATTATTCTTACCAGGGTATGCCCTTCTATCCGTGCTATTTCCAACAAAAACCGGACTTGAAGGAATTGAGAGGGCAGCACTTTCCATAGGAATGAGCGTTGCAATTGTACCTATTATAGGACTTGTACTTAATTATACATCATTCGGGATCAGGGAAGTACCTATTCTTGTAAGCCTCTCTGTGCTCATTATCCTTGCATGCGCAGCAGCATACGTCCGCAGGATGCAGCTTCCAGAAGACAAAACCTTTGGGATCTCTTTCAGGGCATCTGTCAGTTCCCTTTTAGCCGGGGTTCTGGGGAAAACGGAGTCATCAACAGAAAAGACGCTCCGGACTTTCCTGGCAATTTCCGTTCTGGCCTTAGTAGGCACTGTGGTTTATGTAGCCATAGTTCCCCACGAACAGGAGCCGTTTACAGAATTTTATATCCTTGGACCCGATGGAGCAGCCACTAACTATACTACGGAGTATGCGCAGGGAGAAAGTGGAACCGTCATTGTAGGGATCGCAAACCATGAACATAGAGCAGTAAACTATACAATGGATGTCAGACTTGAAAACAGATCTCTGCAGCTGCCTGAAAACCTGAAACAGATAAAACTTGACGACAACACAACTCTGGAAGAGCCCCTTGAGATAACCCCCTCTTTTGAAGGAAAGAATATGGAGCTTGAGTTCCTGCTTTTCAATGAAACCGAAAAAAGAGTACCTTACAGGGACCTGCACCTCTGGATAAACGTTACCAAGGAGGCTTGA
- a CDS encoding acyltransferase, which produces MNSKEFKIHSSSKVYGTSVIGKDTVILENVILGYPEHRVLMEILKQDMEIEDFDFPGCIIGPNSIIRAGSTIFSNVKTGKNFKTGHNVMIRENTQIGDNVLIGTNVIVDGNVKIGNNVSIQGNVYIPTNVVIEDNVFIGPCAVLANDKYPIRKKYELKGPFLRKGASIGANATLLPGVEIGEGAMVAGGALVTKNVPPWKLAVGVPARIQELPEDLKQLNRI; this is translated from the coding sequence ATGAACTCAAAAGAATTCAAGATCCACAGTTCTTCTAAGGTTTATGGCACCTCTGTAATCGGAAAGGATACGGTAATTCTGGAGAATGTAATACTGGGGTATCCAGAACACAGAGTCCTCATGGAGATCCTCAAACAGGATATGGAGATAGAGGACTTTGATTTTCCGGGTTGCATTATAGGTCCAAACTCGATTATAAGAGCAGGTTCGACAATTTTTTCCAACGTAAAAACCGGAAAAAACTTCAAGACCGGACATAATGTAATGATCAGGGAAAACACACAAATTGGGGACAATGTACTTATCGGAACGAACGTCATCGTAGATGGAAATGTGAAGATAGGAAACAATGTCAGTATTCAGGGAAACGTCTATATCCCAACGAATGTTGTTATCGAAGACAATGTATTTATCGGACCGTGTGCTGTTCTTGCCAACGATAAATACCCTATCCGAAAAAAATACGAACTTAAGGGCCCTTTTTTGAGAAAAGGAGCATCTATCGGCGCTAATGCGACCCTGCTTCCGGGTGTGGAAATCGGAGAAGGAGCAATGGTTGCCGGCGGAGCTCTTGTAACCAAAAATGTGCCTCCGTGGAAGCTGGCGGTCGGTGTACCTGCCAGAATACAGGAGCTTCCTGAAGATCTTAAACAATTAAACCGAATCTAA
- a CDS encoding DegT/DnrJ/EryC1/StrS family aminotransferase: MIPIAKPLLGKEEIDAVTEVLSSGMIAQGPKVEEFELAFSEYTGCEYAAAVNSGTAALHIALLAHGIGKEDEVITSPFTFIATANSILYTGAKPVFADIEPDTFNIDPEKIQEKITSKTKAIMPVHLYGHSADMKAIMEIAEDHKLVVIEDACQAHGAKCLGKRVGSFGTGAFSFYPTKNMTTSEGGMITTNDKEIAEKSKMIRAHGSKVRYLHEMLGFNLRMTDIAAAIGLVQLKKLDGFTATRQKNASMLSAGLKGISGVVPAITKPGCIHVFHQYTIRAQKRDELAAFLKENEIGTGIHYPIPIHKQPYYMELGYKDSLPVSEKAAEEVLSLPVHPALSRDDVQKIIKVTREFYANA, translated from the coding sequence ATGATCCCAATCGCCAAGCCCCTGCTGGGCAAGGAAGAGATTGATGCAGTAACGGAGGTCCTGAGTTCAGGCATGATTGCACAGGGCCCAAAAGTAGAAGAGTTCGAGCTTGCTTTTTCTGAGTACACTGGCTGCGAGTATGCAGCTGCTGTAAACTCCGGCACCGCAGCCCTGCATATCGCGCTTCTTGCCCACGGCATTGGAAAAGAAGACGAAGTAATTACAAGTCCCTTCACCTTTATTGCCACTGCAAATAGCATTCTTTACACCGGGGCAAAACCCGTTTTTGCAGATATTGAACCGGATACATTTAATATAGATCCCGAAAAGATCCAGGAAAAGATTACTTCAAAAACGAAAGCCATTATGCCTGTCCATCTTTACGGTCACTCTGCAGATATGAAAGCCATAATGGAAATCGCTGAAGACCACAAGCTTGTCGTGATTGAAGATGCCTGCCAGGCCCATGGCGCAAAATGCCTGGGGAAAAGGGTTGGCAGTTTTGGGACTGGAGCATTCAGCTTCTACCCGACTAAAAACATGACCACAAGCGAAGGCGGGATGATTACAACAAATGATAAGGAAATCGCAGAAAAATCAAAGATGATCAGGGCTCATGGCTCAAAAGTTCGCTACCTGCATGAAATGCTGGGTTTTAACCTGCGCATGACTGACATTGCAGCTGCAATCGGGCTTGTTCAGCTCAAAAAGCTGGACGGATTTACTGCTACCAGGCAGAAAAACGCATCCATGCTTTCAGCCGGACTCAAAGGCATTTCAGGAGTTGTACCTGCAATAACAAAACCTGGCTGTATCCACGTTTTCCACCAGTACACAATCAGAGCTCAAAAGAGGGATGAACTGGCAGCTTTCCTTAAGGAAAACGAAATCGGAACCGGAATACACTACCCGATACCCATCCACAAACAACCTTATTATATGGAACTCGGGTACAAAGATTCCCTGCCGGTCTCGGAGAAAGCAGCAGAAGAGGTCCTTTCCCTCCCTGTACATCCGGCTTTATCCAGAGACGACGTGCAGAAAATAATTAAGGTAACCAGAGAATTTTATGCAAACGCTTGA
- a CDS encoding lipopolysaccharide biosynthesis protein, translating to MDENTAKAAKKPYKKEKKASFVSDVLTLAGGTTFAQILTILVAPVLTRLYGPEDFGVWALYISITSIISVIACLRYELSIMLPESDEEAVNLLGLSFFAVLVITSLTVPFVWYFKAPIVDLLNAPQIGAYLWLVPPFVFVNGVFLALNQWNSRTKLFKRLSFARVFSSVSTAATQIALGFSEHPPTATGLIGGSLAGQSVATFVLGGQIWRDDRKRIIKSLSWKQIYKGAIRHRKLPLIDSWSALMNSISWQLPAFLLSAFFAPAVVGFYSLGFRLLQLPMSFIGGSISQVFYQRASRAISDGTLSILVENVFRMLVLIGMFPILILTIVGGDVFTVIFGSAWTEAGVYAQILSLWAFIWFISSPLTTIYLVVEELHFGFNYNFFNLLTRFLSLTIGGMLGSARLALALFSISGIVVYGYLCLKMMYYSGVKTSRALKIVFSNLVLFSPAGAVLVALKTAGINQVLLVVISGLLICIYYMYILKTDKQVKEVIGELKFPGKT from the coding sequence ATGGATGAAAATACAGCAAAAGCGGCAAAAAAGCCCTATAAAAAAGAAAAGAAGGCAAGTTTTGTATCAGATGTGCTGACACTCGCGGGCGGAACAACTTTTGCTCAGATCCTTACAATTCTGGTAGCTCCTGTTCTGACCCGCCTTTACGGACCTGAGGATTTTGGAGTCTGGGCTCTGTATATTTCGATCACGAGCATTATAAGCGTTATTGCATGCCTGAGGTATGAGTTATCTATAATGCTGCCGGAATCAGACGAGGAAGCAGTCAACCTTCTAGGTCTGAGTTTCTTTGCAGTTCTTGTTATTACCAGTTTAACCGTACCATTTGTCTGGTACTTCAAAGCCCCGATAGTTGACCTTCTAAATGCCCCGCAGATAGGAGCTTATCTCTGGCTTGTGCCGCCGTTCGTGTTTGTAAACGGAGTTTTTCTTGCACTTAACCAGTGGAACTCGAGAACAAAACTCTTCAAGAGACTTTCCTTCGCAAGGGTTTTCAGTTCAGTTTCGACTGCTGCAACCCAGATTGCCCTCGGGTTTTCAGAACATCCCCCAACTGCAACTGGCTTAATCGGCGGCAGCCTTGCAGGTCAATCTGTAGCGACATTCGTGCTTGGTGGGCAGATATGGAGAGATGATCGAAAACGGATAATAAAGAGCCTGAGCTGGAAACAAATATATAAAGGCGCTATACGGCACCGCAAACTTCCACTCATAGATAGCTGGTCTGCCCTTATGAACTCCATCTCATGGCAGCTTCCGGCTTTTCTTCTTTCAGCCTTTTTTGCTCCTGCAGTGGTTGGCTTTTATTCCCTCGGGTTCCGCCTGCTCCAGTTACCGATGAGTTTTATTGGCGGTTCAATCTCACAGGTATTTTATCAGAGGGCATCAAGAGCAATATCTGACGGTACCCTCAGTATTCTTGTTGAAAATGTTTTCAGAATGCTTGTGCTCATAGGTATGTTCCCTATATTGATTCTCACAATTGTAGGAGGTGATGTTTTTACCGTGATTTTCGGGAGTGCCTGGACAGAGGCAGGAGTCTACGCCCAGATCCTGAGCCTCTGGGCATTTATATGGTTTATCTCATCCCCTTTAACCACAATATACCTGGTAGTAGAAGAACTCCACTTCGGCTTTAATTACAATTTTTTCAATCTACTGACCCGCTTCTTATCCCTTACAATTGGCGGCATGCTCGGAAGCGCACGTCTAGCTCTTGCTCTTTTCTCCATATCAGGCATTGTAGTTTACGGGTACCTGTGCCTGAAAATGATGTATTACTCAGGGGTAAAAACCTCAAGAGCCCTGAAAATAGTGTTCTCAAACCTGGTCCTCTTTTCCCCTGCAGGAGCAGTCCTGGTAGCTCTCAAAACCGCAGGAATAAACCAGGTCCTTCTTGTTGTAATCTCCGGTTTGCTTATCTGCATTTATTATATGTATATATTGAAAACGGATAAACAGGTAAAAGAGGTAATCGGGGAGTTAAAATTTCCGGGAAAAACATAA
- a CDS encoding nucleotide sugar dehydrogenase yields MSKLEKLIKERGPIKKIGVLGMGYVGIPAAVLFADAPGFDKVLGFQRNSKSSGYKIDMLNRGESPLKGEEPGLEELIEKVVKAGKFECTPDFSRISELDAVTLSIQTPFANPRDLIPDFSALIEGIRNVGKYLRPGMLVVLESTITPGTTEGMAKQILEEESGLKAGEDFALAHAPERVMVGRLLKNIREHDRIVGGINEASTKRAVELYSPVLTIGKVISMSATAAEVTKTAENTFRDLQIAAINQLALYCEAMGINVYDVRTGVDSLKGEGITRAVLWPGAGVGGHCLTKDTYHLERGVKIGTGQLDYPEGADSIYVLARKVNDFMPEHMYNLTVAALERLGKKMKGSKVAMLGWAFIRDSDDARNTPSEPYRDFCLKAGASVMVHDPYVVNYPDVKISGNLEEVVKGADAVIVLAGHSAYSDVTADWVKKVSGKTNPVIVDGRNVVEPDEFIGKGFVYKGIGRGDKNSHEII; encoded by the coding sequence ATGAGCAAATTGGAAAAACTTATAAAGGAACGCGGCCCAATCAAAAAAATAGGAGTACTTGGCATGGGTTATGTAGGAATCCCGGCAGCCGTTCTGTTCGCAGATGCTCCTGGTTTTGACAAAGTACTGGGCTTTCAGCGCAACTCAAAAAGCTCAGGCTACAAGATTGATATGCTCAACAGGGGAGAAAGCCCGCTTAAAGGGGAAGAACCAGGCCTTGAAGAACTCATTGAAAAGGTCGTAAAAGCAGGCAAATTCGAATGTACCCCTGATTTCTCAAGGATCTCCGAACTTGATGCAGTTACACTTTCAATTCAGACTCCTTTTGCAAACCCCAGAGACCTGATACCCGATTTCAGCGCTCTCATAGAGGGGATCAGAAACGTAGGAAAGTACCTGAGACCGGGGATGCTTGTAGTTCTTGAATCCACAATCACTCCCGGAACAACTGAAGGAATGGCAAAACAGATCCTTGAGGAAGAGTCCGGTCTGAAAGCAGGCGAAGATTTTGCCCTGGCACATGCCCCTGAAAGGGTAATGGTTGGCAGGCTCTTGAAAAACATCAGGGAACACGACCGGATCGTAGGCGGAATTAATGAGGCAAGCACAAAAAGAGCTGTTGAGCTTTACTCCCCGGTGCTCACGATCGGGAAAGTTATCTCTATGAGTGCAACTGCGGCAGAGGTTACAAAAACTGCGGAGAACACTTTCCGCGACCTTCAGATTGCAGCAATCAACCAGCTTGCTCTTTACTGTGAAGCCATGGGCATAAATGTCTATGATGTCAGGACCGGGGTTGACAGCTTAAAAGGCGAGGGTATAACAAGAGCTGTCCTCTGGCCTGGTGCAGGGGTCGGAGGCCACTGCCTGACCAAAGATACATACCATCTGGAAAGAGGCGTCAAGATAGGGACAGGACAGCTGGATTATCCCGAAGGTGCGGATTCAATTTACGTGCTTGCCAGAAAAGTCAATGACTTCATGCCTGAACACATGTACAACCTGACGGTTGCCGCTCTTGAGAGGCTTGGAAAGAAAATGAAAGGCTCAAAGGTTGCAATGCTCGGCTGGGCATTTATAAGAGACTCGGACGATGCCAGGAACACCCCCTCAGAACCATACAGAGACTTCTGCCTGAAAGCCGGAGCCAGTGTCATGGTACACGACCCTTACGTTGTCAATTACCCGGATGTTAAGATTTCGGGTAACCTGGAAGAGGTTGTAAAAGGTGCGGATGCTGTAATCGTGCTTGCAGGGCACAGTGCATACTCTGATGTGACAGCTGATTGGGTGAAGAAAGTAAGTGGAAAAACAAATCCGGTAATTGTTGACGGGAGAAATGTAGTTGAGCCGGATGAGTTTATTGGGAAGGGGTTTGTGTATAAGGGGATTGGGAGGGGGGATAAGAACTCACATGAGATAATATAA
- a CDS encoding CPBP family intramembrane glutamic endopeptidase has product METYESQETQTPEYIEMQTPEYIEMQTPEYGGMHVPENRAKPELKNKGLYLIIPIVAIAFAEFMLYFGRVMVAMEVHAAILLGLSLSMLYIKNEDIQKTYQALILLPVLRLVNLSMPAFYEETLYSFVFIYGLLSIPVTIALTHQGFTREQLGVTFKKIGLYIPLAIIMGLLLGVGEYFIIETNYLIPDLSIPNLLTLTFLMVFLVGLIEELIFRSVLQNRLEVLLGSQGGLILTSVLFGLMHSGYGNIGEVFYTVFVGFIIGYMFYKTRSLPLVAMIHGFINVFLFGVLPHLF; this is encoded by the coding sequence ATGGAAACATATGAGAGTCAGGAGACGCAAACCCCTGAATATATAGAGATGCAAACCCCTGAATATATAGAGATGCAAACCCCTGAGTACGGGGGAATGCATGTGCCTGAAAATAGGGCGAAGCCTGAATTAAAAAACAAGGGACTTTACCTGATTATTCCGATTGTAGCCATCGCTTTTGCGGAATTTATGCTATATTTTGGAAGGGTTATGGTAGCCATGGAGGTACATGCAGCCATCCTCCTTGGGCTTTCCCTTTCCATGTTGTATATAAAAAACGAGGATATCCAGAAGACTTACCAGGCCCTTATCCTGCTACCAGTCTTGCGACTTGTGAACCTCTCAATGCCCGCATTTTATGAGGAAACCCTTTACTCGTTTGTCTTTATCTACGGACTCCTTTCAATTCCAGTAACCATTGCACTCACCCACCAGGGATTTACCAGAGAACAGCTTGGAGTAACCTTCAAAAAGATAGGTCTCTATATTCCGCTTGCGATAATTATGGGTCTCCTGCTTGGAGTGGGAGAATACTTCATAATAGAGACAAACTACCTCATCCCCGACCTTTCAATTCCAAACCTTCTGACGCTTACTTTTCTGATGGTCTTTTTAGTAGGTCTTATTGAAGAGCTCATCTTCAGGTCCGTTCTGCAGAACCGGCTCGAAGTGCTTCTCGGGAGTCAGGGAGGCCTGATTCTCACAAGCGTCCTGTTCGGATTAATGCATTCTGGGTATGGAAACATAGGTGAAGTATTCTACACCGTCTTTGTAGGTTTTATCATAGGATATATGTTCTACAAAACCCGAAGTCTCCCTCTGGTTGCAATGATCCACGGCTTCATAAACGTCTTTCTCTTTGGAGTCCTCCCCCATCTTTTCTAA
- a CDS encoding TIGR04279 domain-containing protein: MNKITGRYNEIYGRTLRLTLIVLIMTFSLISVSAALSEKGPWIAVLEQNNSNVYLADHNESLNDGGWIHLSGGTEIQLPHPFNFTYSGVDSLKSAGTTLELKSGEYPENNTELTLAYPYTTHPFYTENENVKMDFKGPATFGCQKVNIYLVRGLNVGSLKEAFTDMRDGKAGSFKEIFDNSTGSTTLVNTTVLDKNGDLSSPLKLDPLQAGNYGVLIMLADNKNENPDAEKKVLSATCFEVMKYKLEVCSPKKLKECKNLEVNLKLKKAPAKGNAPAKGNAPAKGNYTYGALLINEDAYRAEINVSSNGTVKGTDLFVNGIDIINEFGVNSTNYKSKFSKDELTTEIQTMIGEGNGTISIGKDNQNTLSLTTFDLPPGNYILFAVAYENGKGLASVAQTELTIGNYTKSNGPYKNQESKNNRTTGCKIPSTMETEQSILGRVSALCSTISNLR, from the coding sequence TTGAATAAAATAACAGGAAGATATAATGAGATTTATGGCAGAACACTCAGGTTAACCCTGATAGTTTTGATAATGACTTTTTCACTCATTTCAGTATCCGCGGCATTATCCGAAAAAGGACCCTGGATTGCAGTTCTCGAACAAAATAATAGCAACGTTTATTTAGCAGACCACAATGAGAGCCTGAATGACGGTGGCTGGATCCATCTCAGTGGAGGGACTGAAATTCAGCTTCCACATCCTTTTAATTTCACATACAGTGGGGTAGACAGCCTTAAAAGTGCAGGAACTACTCTTGAACTAAAATCAGGGGAATACCCCGAAAATAATACGGAACTGACACTTGCATACCCGTACACTACCCATCCCTTTTACACTGAAAACGAGAACGTGAAGATGGATTTCAAAGGGCCTGCAACCTTTGGGTGCCAGAAAGTGAATATTTACCTGGTCCGGGGGCTTAATGTGGGTTCCCTTAAAGAAGCCTTTACGGATATGAGAGACGGGAAGGCCGGGAGCTTCAAGGAGATCTTCGACAATAGTACGGGTTCTACAACCCTGGTAAACACCACGGTCCTGGACAAAAATGGAGACCTGTCCTCTCCGCTTAAACTTGACCCCCTTCAGGCAGGCAATTATGGTGTACTCATAATGCTTGCAGACAACAAAAATGAAAATCCTGATGCAGAAAAAAAGGTTCTTTCAGCAACCTGTTTTGAGGTCATGAAATACAAACTGGAAGTCTGTTCCCCGAAGAAGCTCAAAGAATGCAAAAATCTTGAAGTCAACCTGAAACTGAAAAAGGCTCCTGCAAAAGGTAACGCTCCTGCAAAAGGTAACGCTCCTGCAAAAGGTAACTATACATATGGTGCCCTGCTGATAAATGAGGATGCTTACCGCGCAGAAATAAATGTAAGTTCCAACGGGACAGTGAAAGGGACCGATCTATTCGTTAACGGAATTGATATCATCAATGAATTCGGCGTTAATTCTACAAACTACAAGTCCAAATTCAGCAAAGATGAACTCACAACCGAAATCCAGACTATGATCGGAGAAGGCAACGGTACGATAAGCATAGGAAAAGATAACCAGAATACACTTTCCCTGACAACCTTTGACCTTCCTCCTGGAAACTACATCCTCTTTGCAGTTGCCTATGAAAATGGCAAAGGTCTTGCAAGCGTAGCTCAGACAGAGTTGACGATAGGTAATTACACAAAATCAAACGGGCCATACAAAAATCAAGAATCAAAAAACAACCGGACAACAGGGTGTAAGATCCCTTCCACCATGGAAACCGAGCAGTCCATTCTTGGTCGAGTAAGCGCATTGTGCTCAACGATCTCGAACCTTAGATAA
- a CDS encoding UDP-N-acetylglucosamine 3-dehydrogenase, with translation MIRVGVIGTGAMGQNHVRIYSEMEGVKLAGISDVDQNRVESMAAQFKTKAYTDYKKMFAEGLDAVSVVVPTKLHKQVVLDALKAGLNVLVEKPIADTVENADLMIEAAKKAGKVLMVGHIERFNPAVIRLKEIIDSGTLGKIVSISTRRVGPYNPRIRDVGVILDIGVHDIDVISYLYGKKIKGVYAIAGADIHSFEDHASIILRMDHNFAGVVETNWLTPHKVRKLTAIGVKGVAYLDYIDQTVELHDSGWIRKAKVEPSEPLKNELIYFIDCIQTGREPNPCGEDGKHALEVAMAAIRSYEEERLIEVGE, from the coding sequence TTGATCAGAGTAGGAGTAATAGGCACAGGCGCCATGGGCCAGAACCACGTCCGAATCTACAGTGAGATGGAGGGCGTGAAGCTTGCCGGAATATCGGATGTAGACCAGAACAGAGTCGAATCCATGGCTGCTCAGTTTAAAACGAAAGCCTATACGGATTACAAAAAAATGTTTGCCGAAGGCCTTGATGCAGTAAGTGTCGTTGTACCCACAAAACTGCATAAACAGGTAGTCCTTGATGCCCTGAAAGCGGGTCTTAATGTCCTCGTAGAAAAACCAATTGCCGACACGGTTGAAAACGCGGACCTGATGATCGAAGCTGCAAAGAAAGCAGGGAAGGTGCTCATGGTAGGGCACATAGAACGTTTCAACCCTGCAGTCATAAGGCTCAAAGAAATCATAGATTCGGGCACTCTTGGCAAGATAGTATCCATCTCTACCAGGAGAGTTGGCCCTTACAACCCAAGGATAAGGGACGTTGGAGTAATTCTGGATATCGGTGTTCACGATATAGACGTCATTTCATACCTTTACGGTAAGAAGATAAAGGGTGTTTATGCCATTGCTGGTGCAGATATCCACTCTTTTGAAGACCACGCCTCAATTATCCTGCGCATGGACCATAATTTTGCAGGCGTTGTGGAAACAAACTGGTTGACCCCACATAAAGTAAGGAAACTGACGGCAATCGGAGTTAAGGGCGTAGCCTACCTGGACTACATTGACCAGACAGTCGAGCTGCACGACAGCGGCTGGATAAGAAAAGCCAAAGTCGAACCAAGTGAACCTCTTAAAAATGAACTCATTTATTTCATCGACTGCATTCAGACAGGTAGAGAACCTAACCCCTGTGGTGAAGATGGTAAGCATGCCCTTGAAGTAGCAATGGCAGCCATCAGGTCCTACGAAGAAGAGAGATTAATTGAAGTCGGGGAGTAA
- a CDS encoding polysaccharide deacetylase family protein — protein sequence MFEKLNENEELWDLFTRKEEYDLTFRDRYDRFPYYLSNQRNIFEPRVSKFLLENGLKPHYPDGKKFAVCLTHDIDAIYPEKWCPVIGSIKALVKGNLSEAIKSPFSRICKKCNPCWNLRKIVKLEAKYDAKSSFYFLALNPEEMDFNYNIKDLESELGFLSDSGWEVGLHGGHESYNSLEDLKEKKSRLEKVLGKRVIGYRNHYLRFKVPDTWELLSKAGFKYDTTLGYPDCAGFRNGMCHPFRPFNLNEGRQIDILEIPLVIMDRSLLKDYMRLDVKKAWECTKHLIDTVEQHNGVITILWHNNTCIEGENLKYYEKVLEYCAGKNAWITSGEEIYNWWTSQIEPGI from the coding sequence ATGTTTGAAAAACTGAACGAAAACGAAGAACTCTGGGATCTCTTTACCAGAAAGGAAGAGTACGACCTGACCTTTCGCGACAGGTATGATAGGTTTCCATATTATCTAAGCAACCAGAGGAATATTTTTGAACCGAGGGTTTCCAAATTTCTGTTAGAAAACGGGCTGAAACCGCATTATCCGGACGGAAAAAAATTTGCGGTCTGCCTCACACACGACATCGACGCGATTTACCCTGAAAAATGGTGTCCGGTTATTGGGTCTATTAAAGCCCTTGTCAAAGGGAACCTGAGTGAGGCAATAAAATCTCCTTTTTCCAGAATTTGCAAGAAATGTAATCCATGCTGGAACTTAAGGAAAATCGTGAAGCTGGAAGCAAAATATGATGCAAAATCCAGTTTTTATTTTCTTGCCCTGAACCCTGAAGAAATGGACTTTAATTATAACATTAAAGACCTTGAATCGGAACTGGGCTTTCTATCCGACAGTGGATGGGAAGTTGGCTTGCACGGCGGGCATGAATCTTACAATAGCCTTGAAGACCTCAAAGAAAAAAAAAGTAGGCTTGAGAAAGTCTTAGGAAAAAGGGTTATAGGGTACAGAAATCACTATTTAAGGTTTAAGGTGCCGGATACCTGGGAATTGTTGAGCAAAGCGGGGTTCAAATACGATACAACACTGGGGTATCCGGACTGCGCTGGCTTTAGAAATGGGATGTGCCATCCTTTCAGGCCTTTTAATTTGAATGAGGGACGCCAGATCGACATCTTGGAGATCCCACTGGTGATTATGGACCGTTCGCTTTTGAAAGACTACATGCGCCTTGATGTTAAAAAAGCCTGGGAATGTACGAAGCATCTTATCGATACTGTTGAACAGCATAACGGCGTGATCACTATCCTCTGGCATAATAACACATGCATTGAGGGAGAGAATCTTAAATATTACGAGAAAGTCCTTGAGTACTGTGCCGGTAAAAACGCCTGGATTACCAGTGGAGAGGAAATCTATAACTGGTGGACCAGCCAGATTGAGCCAGGGATCTAA